A section of the Papio anubis isolate 15944 chromosome 4, Panubis1.0, whole genome shotgun sequence genome encodes:
- the CYREN gene encoding cell cycle regulator of non-homologous end joining isoform X5: METLQSETKKRVLPSWLTAQVATKNVAPAKAPKRMRMAAVPVAAARCDNFGQITPVNLSRKKEKACEQPALVGADNPELSPPCSVSPHTSSGSSSEEEDSGKEALAAGLSPSQRPGDSNSACSRSPEEEEEEEDVLKYVREIFFS; the protein is encoded by the exons ATGGAAACCTTACAATCTGAGACTAAAAAGAGGGTCCTTCCCTCATGGCTGACAGCCCAGGTGGCTACCAAGAATGTGGCACCAGCGAAGGCCCCCAAGAGGATGAGAATGGCAGCAGTGCCGGTGGCAGCAGCAAGGTGTGACAACTTTGGTCAGATAACTCCTGTGAATCTG AGCCGCAAAAAGGAAAAGGCCTGCGAGCAGCCGGCCCTGGTGGGTGCTGATAACCCAGAGctctcccctccctgctctgTGTCGCCTCACACAAGTTCTGGGAGCAGCAGTGAGGAAGAGGACAGTGGGAAAGAGGCACTGGCTGCAGGCCTCAGCCCTTCCCAGAGGCCAGGGGATTCCAACTCTGCCTGCAGCAGGAGCCccgaagaggaggaggaggaagaggatgtgtTGAAATACGTCCGGGAGATCTTTTTCAGCTAG
- the CYREN gene encoding cell cycle regulator of non-homologous end joining isoform X4 — protein sequence METLQSETKKRVLPSWLTAQVATKNVAPAKAPKRMRMAAVPVAAARCDNFGQITPVNLASKAGTSTTWARSSSVGRTARWTPCDEDCVLHE from the exons ATGGAAACCTTACAATCTGAGACTAAAAAGAGGGTCCTTCCCTCATGGCTGACAGCCCAGGTGGCTACCAAGAATGTGGCACCAGCGAAGGCCCCCAAGAGGATGAGAATGGCAGCAGTGCCGGTGGCAGCAGCAAGGTGTGACAACTTTGGTCAGATAACTCCTGTGAATCTGGCGAGTAAAGCAGGGACCTCCACGACCTGGGCCAGGTCTTCCAGTGTAGGCAGAACAGCAAGATGG ACCCCCTGCGACGAGGACTGTGTACTGCATGAATGA
- the CYREN gene encoding cell cycle regulator of non-homologous end joining isoform X2, which translates to METLQSETKKRVLPSWLTAQVATKNVAPAKAPKRMRMAAVPVAAARPPATRTVYCMNEAEIVDVALGILIESRKKEKACEQPALVGADNPELSPPCSVSPHTSSGSSSEEEDSGKEALAAGLSPSQRPGDSNSACSRSPEEEEEEEDVLKYVREIFFS; encoded by the exons ATGGAAACCTTACAATCTGAGACTAAAAAGAGGGTCCTTCCCTCATGGCTGACAGCCCAGGTGGCTACCAAGAATGTGGCACCAGCGAAGGCCCCCAAGAGGATGAGAATGGCAGCAGTGCCGGTGGCAGCAGCAAG ACCCCCTGCGACGAGGACTGTGTACTGCATGAATGAGGCCGAGATAGTCGATGTTGCTCTGGGAATCCTGATTGAG AGCCGCAAAAAGGAAAAGGCCTGCGAGCAGCCGGCCCTGGTGGGTGCTGATAACCCAGAGctctcccctccctgctctgTGTCGCCTCACACAAGTTCTGGGAGCAGCAGTGAGGAAGAGGACAGTGGGAAAGAGGCACTGGCTGCAGGCCTCAGCCCTTCCCAGAGGCCAGGGGATTCCAACTCTGCCTGCAGCAGGAGCCccgaagaggaggaggaggaagaggatgtgtTGAAATACGTCCGGGAGATCTTTTTCAGCTAG
- the CYREN gene encoding cell cycle regulator of non-homologous end joining isoform X3 gives MNEAEIVDVALGILIESRKKEKACEQPALVGADNPELSPPCSVSPHTSSGSSSEEEDSGKEALAAGLSPSQRPGDSNSACSRSPEEEEEEEDVLKYVREIFFS, from the exons ATGAATGAGGCCGAGATAGTCGATGTTGCTCTGGGAATCCTGATTGAG AGCCGCAAAAAGGAAAAGGCCTGCGAGCAGCCGGCCCTGGTGGGTGCTGATAACCCAGAGctctcccctccctgctctgTGTCGCCTCACACAAGTTCTGGGAGCAGCAGTGAGGAAGAGGACAGTGGGAAAGAGGCACTGGCTGCAGGCCTCAGCCCTTCCCAGAGGCCAGGGGATTCCAACTCTGCCTGCAGCAGGAGCCccgaagaggaggaggaggaagaggatgtgtTGAAATACGTCCGGGAGATCTTTTTCAGCTAG
- the TMEM140 gene encoding transmembrane protein 140, producing the protein MARPRPQWGDQPLFMSIIVLTVVVICLMFYALLWKSGDLIDLPNLRIGFYNFCLWNEDAGSLQCHQFPELEALGVPRVGLALARLGVYGALVLTLFSFQPLLLAWCNGNDREWQLAVGFLAASSMLLASGLGLFLCYVWKWVRLSLPGPGFLALGSAQALLILLLRATVMFPRRA; encoded by the coding sequence ATGGCCAGGCCAAGGCCTCAGTGGGGCGACCAGCCGCTGTTCATGAGCATCATTGTCCTCACAGTTGTGGTCATCTGCCTGATGTTCTACGCTCTCCTCTGGAAGTCTGGGGACCTCATTGACCTGCCCAACCTGCGAATAGGCTTCTACAACTTCTGCCTGTGGAATGAGGATGCCGGCAGCCTACAGTGTCACCAGTTCCCTGAGCTGGAGGCCCTGGGGGTGCCTCGGGTTGGCCTGGCCCTGGCCAGGCTTGGCGTGTACGGGGCCCTGGTCCTCACCCTCTTTTCCTTTCAGCCTCTCCTCCTAGCCTGGTGCAATGGTAATGACAGAGAGTGGCAGCTAGCAGTGGGCTTCCTGGCTGCGTCCTCCATGCTGCTGGCCAGCGGCCTGGGCCTCTTCCTCTGCTATGTGTGGAAGTGGGTCAGGCTCTCCCTCCCGGGGCCTGGGTTTCTAGCTCTGGGCAGCGCCCAGGCCTTACTCATCCTTTTGTTAAGGGCCACAGTTATGTTCCCTCGAAGGGCTTAG
- the CYREN gene encoding cell cycle regulator of non-homologous end joining isoform X1: MRLYCEIKCPQFHVTEPPQKSREIKLTRNQRSTPTEDKWTCNSGCDQRTGFTFLIKRPPATRTVYCMNEAEIVDVALGILIESRKKEKACEQPALVGADNPELSPPCSVSPHTSSGSSSEEEDSGKEALAAGLSPSQRPGDSNSACSRSPEEEEEEEDVLKYVREIFFS, translated from the exons ATGAGActttattgtgaaataaaatgcCCTCAGTTTCATGTAACTGAGCCACCACAGAAGAGTAGAGAAATCAAGTTGACCAG GAATCAAAGATCAACTCCCACTGAGGACAAATGGACCTGTAATTCCGGGTGTGACCAGAGAACGGGATTTACCTTCCTGATAAAAAG ACCCCCTGCGACGAGGACTGTGTACTGCATGAATGAGGCCGAGATAGTCGATGTTGCTCTGGGAATCCTGATTGAG AGCCGCAAAAAGGAAAAGGCCTGCGAGCAGCCGGCCCTGGTGGGTGCTGATAACCCAGAGctctcccctccctgctctgTGTCGCCTCACACAAGTTCTGGGAGCAGCAGTGAGGAAGAGGACAGTGGGAAAGAGGCACTGGCTGCAGGCCTCAGCCCTTCCCAGAGGCCAGGGGATTCCAACTCTGCCTGCAGCAGGAGCCccgaagaggaggaggaggaagaggatgtgtTGAAATACGTCCGGGAGATCTTTTTCAGCTAG